The segment TCCTGTTTGACTTGGTGATCTGATGGAACCCCCTTCGTATGAGGAGGTCAGTCGACAGCCTTCGCCCTTCAacatcctccctccccccgaaTACCACGGCCCCCTGCACTCCCCCCCGACACCTCCTCCCACCTACAGGGAAGCAGGTAAGGACAGATATCCCTGGCCTCCCTTTCGGCAttggtcatttatttatctgATATTGCTGTGTAAAACTTcttatttaaataactgtatatagttattgaaaatgtttgtttaacagCAATAAAATAGAACATCTGCATACAAGCCAAATgatacaaagaaacaaaatactGAATCGTGCAGAATCAGTTTCAACAGTGAAGGattagaaaaagaaatgaaagaaaatcttCAAAAACTgtcataataatatataaagttATTATATCTGATGGCAGCAGGTAGTTGATAGATGGTTATTGTGGTTGTATCAAAGTGAGACCTGTAGGAAAAGGTTGTATAAGATTCGGattgttttcttacattttcaatttagtctggagtgaggaaaaaaaatatgctcttttatatttatatttttctttagtgTCAACCTCGCAGAATCCTTTTCCGGTACTGACTTTCCCGACTGCTCAGACGTCACCAGCCCACGGAACCGTAATCCATCCCGTCACACAAAGTACGGAAGCCACAACTTAACTTAATCTTTCTCTCTTGATGACGTGGGTGAAAATGACACATTGTGTCTTCGTTGGCAGTCGGTGTTGCGCGGCCCGGCGGCACCAGGCATTCTCAGCCGGCGCCAGCGCCGGTGGTGGTGACGACGCAGCCGGAGCCCGTCCCCATCTCGGTGAGACACCTGGGAGACATCCCTGGTCTGGTTCGCTGCCCGTGCTGCCACGGGGTGGTCACCACTAAGGTCAAACACGTGCCCGGGATGGGCGCCTGGTCTCTATGCATTTTTCTCACGATGATGGggtgagacaaagacacacacacacacacacacacacacacacacaaacatctgaggGCCGCACAATCTTTAACATCTGGTCTTGTGTCCCTGCCGGTTCCTTTCAGGTTGATCTGCGGTTTCTGCCTGATTCCGCTCATGATGCGAAGTCTACAAGACGTTCATCATTACTGCCCACACTGTGAAAGCCGCCTGCACGTACATGTAAAGTGACACTTTTTGGGATCGATGGGCTGTTGTCCGACAGGGATGAACAACAATAATGTCAAAAGCCAGGAATGAATATACAGCACACGGCTCTTCCATTGTAGGGGATGATAGGTGTCTGATCTAATATATGTACAGTACTCACTACACATAGTGATACTGGACATAGAGGATGTTGGAACTGAGCTCACCTGTGTGGGTGTGCAGGGCCTTTAAGCTGCAACCGGTTAAATATTAACGCAGATTTGAAACCTAACAAATTAAATTGATTAACAGTAACCATATAGAGAAAAAATGATACTGATACTATACAAGAGTATATCCGTCTTCTCCTCCGACCCTCTGCAAAATAGCGTGTTTCCTAAACTGGAGAACTGTTCTTTTAATGATACAGACTTGTTATAATAAAGACCGATCttagaatgaataaatacaccgAATTGATTGCCATTCCCTGGGGTGGAAGTCCTTCATATATGTGTTGTGCCTGTGCTGCTGAGTCCAACGACTCATTCCTGCAGCAAACATCCCGGCCcagtttgattctttttttttcttcttgtgatcTTATTATTTATCATTCTATCATGTTGATAGGCAAATAAACATGGTGTTGGTTACTTTGCCGAAgctgtgaatgtgtttttatttgtgtgacgTTTGTGCACTTTCTGCAGATCCATGTGCCTGGTGAGTGCACGTTTCCATGCACCTGACCTTGCTGAGGCAGCGTTAGCTGCAAAGGGTATTCAGATACTAGTGATATACTTGATATGAGCGTCAGCCAATAGCAAAGACACAGCGAGACTCGGATAGGGAAGTTAATCAGCTACAGACCGGTGGGTTTAGTCGGCTGATAACGAAAAACGTTAACAACTACCTGCCCAGCActgatacaaacacacagacacacacacacacacacacacagacacacacacacacacatagcagaCCTTCATTTCACCCCTCCCTTCGTACCTTTGAGTCGAGATCGTGTCCACAGTAGTCGCCCTTTCAGGTGAACCCGCCATGAAGACGCTGCGGCTGCTCGGCCTGACGGCCTTTTGTCTCTGCGCGTTTGTCGCCGCCGACAACCGGGCGGAGggacccccccccgaggagggaGACGTTTTACAGCTGAAGAAAGGCAACTTCAACAGGGCGCTGAGGAAAAACAAGCAGCTGCTGGTGCACTTCTGTAAGTTTGACACAAAGACGCACGCCCACCTTGATCTCCGTTGTTTGTTTGTCGCTTTAATGTTGCCACCTCGTGCtccgtgtgtgtgcagatgcacCCCTGTCTGGAGAAGGACATCGTATCTCGGCCGCGTTCGAGGGCGCCGCCGCCGAGCttcgggggtcagaggtcaaactgGCCGTGGTGGATGTGGCAAAAGAGAAAGACCTGGCCAAAGAACTCAATGTGACAGGCCTCGCCACCATCAGACTTTACCTGGCTGGAGACAAACACAACCCTGTGACCTGTCCCGGTACGTTCCAAATATCATAAATATTACACAGGCCCTGATAGCCCCTTCTACCTGTCACTCAGAGGAGAAAACTGATTCCTCGTTTCATGTCAGCGATCGTCACGGAAAATCCTTATTCTTTCATTATTCTGATTTAACTGTCAGCAAgaaagcaagtcaaaaattGACCGAAAATGTAACTAATTAACTATTTCTTCGATGCCCAcgatgaaaatagttttttgccGGATTGTGCTAAAGTTCCTCAGAGCTCGGCTTCCATCTTAACGTGGCTGAAAAGGAGAGCGGGGTCGGCTGCTGACCTCATCGCCGATCCGAGCCAATCGGAGTCCTCCGAGGAGCTGACGGTGGTTGGCTCCTTTAAGGTGAAACAATgggtttcatattttttttctctgtcaatCAATCGTCCGGTTAATGATGTGCTTTCCCGCGTGCGTAGGAGCTGGACCACGAGTACGTGCGCGTGTTTTACGACGCTGCGGTGGACCTTCCTGACGTTAACTTCGCTGTGACACAGAGCAATGAGGTCATCACCAAATATGGCCTTTCACACGATGTCGTGCTGCTGTTGAAACAGGTACTTATGTGCTTTAAATACAGTAACAGCAAGGCTGCATTTCAATGCCTCTGTGCTTTTTTAGGGCTGACTAAGAATCCTTTTTGCACTTTTGGATGCGCCGTGTTGGATTTAAATAACTTAACCATATCAAGCgggaaagaaatatataaagtAATGCCTTTGCCTTccacctgtgtttgtttgtttctgtgtgtgcgttcttGTGTGTCTGCTGCAGTCGAAGCTCATCCAGGCTTACAAAATGACGCCTGAGACATCTAAAGAGATGCTGATCGCCTTTATCACCGTCTACCAGATGGACCCGGTCACAGAGTACACGGGGCAGGTAGAGTATTCGCCGCGTGGTACATTTTCGCACACTTACTGCATTGCTGCTCTGGAAATTTGCATTCAGACTTTGCATTTTTAATACATACACTCAAATTCTCTAGTCATTGTTAGTTTGTGTGGGAGTCAAAAACATTTCCCTTGATTttgtgaattattattattcaatcgcTTCTCAATGCTgatctttttcacattttggcagCTAAACTGCAGGAGAACTATGGTGTAGACATAAATGCAATACGACTCTCTGTGGCTCTGTCGTCTTTCGTCtgtgaaacaaaaaagtaaagCTTCCAAAGGTTGAaccaaaaaaaatgacttcacaCACAAAAATCTAAAATGAGTTAACGGAGACGTATTTCTGTCCTTTGTCTCCCCGTGCAGACAGCCACTCGGATACTGACCTCGCCCGTGTCCAGCCACGCCCTGCTGTTTGTCAACAAAGGCTCTGCGGCCTTCAAGGAGATCCACTCTGCTTTCAGCGGTGCCGCGGAATCGTTCAGGTTGAAGGTAGAAACCCCCCAACCGTCCGAATGGTTTCCCCCACACAGCAGCACTGAGCGCACACATCGgaacaaatgccccccccccccccccgccccctccctcccgaccctgtgtgtttgtgcagatttTGTTCGTGTGGGTGGACGTGGACGAGCCTCGTAACGGCAGGCTGATGGAGTACTTCCGGGTTCGCGACTTCGAGGCCCCTCTGATCCGGCTGGTCAACCTGACGGACCATGTGACCTATCACCTGCCCTCCGACACCCTGGATGAGCGCACCATAAAGGCATTCTGCCGGTCCTACCTGGAGGGCGAGGCCAAGGTGACGCGCACTCTCATTCCGTGGGGGACGGGGACGGTGGGGGACGGTGGGGggactggattttttttttaaatggtggtgGTTTGCGTTGACATGACAGCCCAAGATGCAGAGCGAGCCGATACCCGAAGGATGGGACGAGCAGCCGGTGAAGGAGCTGGTGGGAATGACTCTGGAGAAAGTCGGCTTCAACCCCAACAAGACGGTGTTTGTCCTGTTCTGTACGTGAATGTTTTTTCATTACAAATGGCTCAATTTGATTGGAAAGTGTAAACTTTAGGTTCAGCCTTCTCTCAATAGCAATCTATGGACTGGGTGGCTTTACTTCTTAATCATTTGCCTGCTGTACTGAAGAAAACTTGAAACGGGTTCAAATTGAGACCATCAACATCCCTCTGTGTGTCCAACGTGTGCTCCAGATCTCCCCTACAGTGCGGAGTCCCGTGCTCTGTTCCCGCTGTGGGAGGAGCTGGCCGGGGCGCTGAAGGACCGAGAGGACGTGGTCGTGGCTCGCATCGACGCCTCCGCCAACGACATCAACATGTCGATGCAGGGCGGATACCCGTCACTCTGCCTGTTCCCCGCCCTGTACGCTGAGAGGGTGAGGGACACCTCCGTGGTTCTTTTTGATTCCCAGGGTGGACTGATGGACTCCACGCGTGGACCCTGACCTCTGTGGAGGTAATAATGTTCGTTGTGTGACGTCTTCGCCCCTGTCAGGTTGTGGTTTATACGGGTAAAAGGAAGGTGAAGGATCTGCTGAAGTTTCTGGacaaagagatggagaaagcCAAAAAATACAGAGTGACGGTAATTTATGGTCCCACAAACCTTTAACATTACTGCAGTGTTCTTatagttgtgtttgtgtgttttaaaaaaaaactcctttgtTTGGCGTCTCCAGGAGGATGAGGACAGGAGGAAGTACATCGAGGCTGCGAAAGCTGAAGAGGCAAAACAAGCCAACCAAACCAAAGACGAGCTTTGATACAGAAACTTACAGTACTTacagtactttgtgtgtgtgtttgtgtgtgtaaatgtgtgcatgtgcgtctTGTACTTTTTAGTCACAAACATAGATCAGGTTTTAACCGTCCAATCAAATCCAATAAAGTCTAATAGTataacacaaaagtaaaaatattggtcaaaatgctttaaaaaactTTAATCTATTCTAATCAGACTGTATTCCCATCTCtcaaataatagaaataaaataataacacaacaAAATAACTGAAAATGAGTGATCATTTCCACCAGGGTTCATTCAGCTAATGATCACACATAgctgttccacacacacagaggaaaacctctCACCAGAGGCTCCTCTGAGACGTCGGTCAGGAGCTCCACGAGGTCCTGAAACACCAACGTGCATCAACTACAACTTTAttaaaaatcgtcaaaaattgtccaaaatggacgcaagctcacgcccaggtagtttctcttgattttaataacttttgtcCTCACGGGTGTCAGGATCAAGTTGCCTGATTTTTAAATctatcggatttaaactctcggaggagtttgttcgtttgtaaacgcaaaaaacaagcaaaaatacagagaatcactatagcgccctctaatgttcaaatattgtgaatatatttggggatgttctatgtgaacatgtcctaaagatttggtgaggaaagtaaaatacttttgaagttataggtctttcctttctGGGGGGCGCTAAAGAgccattttttttatcctcaaatgcgcgaccccaagaatatctcaatttttcgcacttctgatgcgcatgcaaaaattcaagagtttttgaatatgataagggcccgactttcagtcggctcaggccctaaatatGATCTTTAGAATCTGATCATCTTTCTTATTAACATTTCTCTAATGTTCTCAACGTACAACACATTTTTtctaagtatttatttttcattctaaAATATCCAAATGATCCATTGGTTTTCCAGTAAAATCTTTTTCCCCGTCCGTCCCGGCCACAAGCCCCCAAGCAGGGCGACGGGGACACGGAGAACGAGACGCAGCTCGATGAGTGAGGGGGACACAAGGGGGACACAAGGGTGTGttttaattagggccgggactcgattaaaaatattaatctaattaattagaggctttgtaattaattaatcgaaattaattgcattttaattgcataaatatttgacctgagaacagtgagaagtaattttttcacatggatttttatttttgttcaaccaattccagcagacaggtgtagcaatagcatatttagaaatatagtacctttagaaattcaggtagcctataggtaagtagaccttctgtaaactaggtttttttaagtagaccaatacattcagaacattggttattttttcagacgtggaatTAGTTACCCtagtccttaaaccagtcatctggcgcagtgtgggttgggtgtgggtccttgtactcggagtcgggctaacgtccacgctagctgctaattgttttgcgttgaggtgatacttgaggctcgatgcgaattccttgttgcacagcttgcacacaaccatgctcttatcgacgcttccatccgtgtgtttattataataaaatgtcccattcacggggccacccgacacggtctcgtcagcttcttcgttcatgttcactgtggtttgttgttgtctgaagtcatgaacgctagttggtgctccagtataatcggtccccccgaaactcatccagtgagaaacgttccgcggtgcaaaaaataagtgtaaaaatgcgtaaaaaatgtttaatgtgttattttttgtgtaattaattaatctgaattcacattgtaattaattaattctatataaatatgtttacattgtaatatatttatcctttaacaTAATATAtctattatatgatatttatattgtatatttataatagttacgatATTATTTTGGCTCctaccaaaaaataaataaataaacgacCAGCGGCCGCTGATCAAAAGCCCGTTTTGGC is part of the Pungitius pungitius chromosome 9, fPunPun2.1, whole genome shotgun sequence genome and harbors:
- the si:dkeyp-75b4.8 gene encoding lipopolysaccharide-induced tumor necrosis factor-alpha factor homolog yields the protein MEPPSYEEVSRQPSPFNILPPPEYHGPLHSPPTPPPTYREAVSTSQNPFPVLTFPTAQTSPAHGTVIHPVTQIGVARPGGTRHSQPAPAPVVVTTQPEPVPISVRHLGDIPGLVRCPCCHGVVTTKVKHVPGMGAWSLCIFLTMMGLICGFCLIPLMMRSLQDVHHYCPHCESRLHVHVK
- the zgc:136472 gene encoding protein disulfide-isomerase — translated: MKTLRLLGLTAFCLCAFVAADNRAEGPPPEEGDVLQLKKGNFNRALRKNKQLLVHFYAPLSGEGHRISAAFEGAAAELRGSEVKLAVVDVAKEKDLAKELNVTGLATIRLYLAGDKHNPVTCPVPQSSASILTWLKRRAGSAADLIADPSQSESSEELTVVGSFKELDHEYVRVFYDAAVDLPDVNFAVTQSNEVITKYGLSHDVVLLLKQSKLIQAYKMTPETSKEMLIAFITVYQMDPVTEYTGQTATRILTSPVSSHALLFVNKGSAAFKEIHSAFSGAAESFRLKILFVWVDVDEPRNGRLMEYFRVRDFEAPLIRLVNLTDHVTYHLPSDTLDERTIKAFCRSYLEGEAKPKMQSEPIPEGWDEQPVKELVGMTLEKVGFNPNKTVFVLFYLPYSAESRALFPLWEELAGALKDREDVVVARIDASANDINMSMQGGYPSLCLFPALYAERVVVYTGKRKVKDLLKFLDKEMEKAKKYRVTEDEDRRKYIEAAKAEEAKQANQTKDEL